The genomic segment ATGGAGTTTTTGTTCAGATAAGCAAAGAATTCACCTGCTTTGGTATCTCAGCCTATACGAACAATGATGACCCCACTAAAATGATAGCCATTAACCTTACAGGATAGGATGAGAAGCTGAAAGCAGAATCAACAAGGGATTTAGAAACTGAATTTCATGCATCTACATAGCGAGAGAGCATAAGACATTTCCCACTTTGGAATTCAGGCTATTCAGCTCAAGTATTACTTGGCAGGTTCATTTGAAACGGTTCCTAATTTATGTCCATACCTTGTaggggaaaaaagaaacaagaaagaacaacaCCAGTAGAATGTAAAAATGACGCAATTCATTGAATTTGCAATAACTTTTCCATtgaaatgataaaacaaaaatgtaaggTAAATGTAAAAGTGATGTCAATGTGTCCTCAAGATATGAAATCTAAAACAATTCTAAGACTATGTTACATACAGAGAGCAATACTGTTACATGATTGTTTGTATCTTCCTTCCTAAAACCCACAATATCTCGGCCAAAACTTTCTCTTGATTCCCTTAGCGGCCTGCGTGTTACACACCAAGCTTGAAACTCACTGGGATGGCCAAATTACTTTTGATCTTACAACAACACGTATACATTTATATTCGAACTCGGCTCTTCGGACTTAGCTTCATTTATATATCTACTAACCTGCCCCGAGTCTGCAGCTGCAGGACATAGTTGTGTCGCTCAGCCATCAGAGGTCCATCAGGGGATGCATAGCTTAAGAGTCGTTTTGCTACGAAAATCAGCGGCCAGTTTTTGGACCAGAGAGCTTACTCAGACAAATTGCAGTGTCCAACATTTCTTTCACACCCCTTCTCGTTCGTCGAATGAATATATGGAAATCCTCTCCCGTAACAACGGCCAGTCTTCACCAAGTTGATGCGGATTTAGCTCCATGGCAACTCTAAAATCAAGCAAAGACACTGAAACTTGTTCTTGCGTTATGTCAGATGGTTGGTTGCTAGTTTGTATGTGCAACCCATTTATAATCTCGTCTCGGCTCTGCTGTTTGCCTAAACTTTGTTTTCTGGTTGTTCCATTCATGGACCTAGCTCCAGCCAAATCAATGCATGATTTCATCAGTTTCTTCAGGTAAACGTCCAACATGTTATTTAACATACTAGAACACTCTGCTGAAACCCCTCCAAGACCCTGTGCTACTGCAATATTCTCCATCCGCTTTCTCAGCATCTCAGTATCTGCCAATCCACCACTGTCATAGCAACTGATAACATCTGCGCTGGTCGAATTTGGAACTGTTCTGCGGGACCCACCGACACTAGCCGAGCAAAATGGAATCCCTAGAGGTGCAATCACAGGACACATGGAAAGATTCAATCTACCTTGATCCTCTTGAGCTTTATCGTCTCTGCTACATGTAGCTGCAACCTGACCCTTATCCGGTACCCTCATTTTGTCAGCAGGACAAAGAAATGCACCGTCTCTTTCATCACCGTATCGACTTGATCTTTGATAATCAAAAGGACCGCTTTTGTCTTCTCTACAAAGTGGCTGATGCAACACACTTTCAACCTTTCCGTTTAAGCCAAGTGGACTAGGCCTATCCTTGTCACATATTCCAGACCTAACCTTGGCTGCTAACACCCCATTAGACCAAACAGGATCATTCCTCTTATGGTTAGGGATCAGATATCCGCTTTGTTCAGGTCCATCCTCTTTCCCAAGCACCAAAGACTTGTTAGGGTGACCAGTTTGGTGAAGTGGAGGTGGGGATTTAGCCAGAGATGCATTTCTCAAGATGGAACGAATCAACTTGTTGTGTAGAGAAAGATTCTCCCTCCCCAAAAGACGGCAACATGACTTATCAAACTCACTCTTGGTAAGCTTCTGACTCAGAAACCTGCCCAAGTAGTAAAAATACCTTCTAGATCTTTCAACCCCAATCTTCTTCACAATTTGCACTTTCAGCTCAGTTAGATCAATCCTAGGATCTTGAAAACGCTGCAtacttctttctccttcttctgcttcttctaaaACGAAACTAGACGACACAGTCAGAGGGAGTGCACAACAAAATGCACCCTCTCAGCTTCTAGTTTATCCTCAAACTCAAATCCAGGAGCATTTCAAGAACTCAAGCTGAAGCTTTTAGTACAGGGCACTACAGTATCATTCTCCAAACGATACAGAACTCGTAATTCTAGGAGGAGTAGAAAtgcaaaatccaaatctcatctccccaaaaccaaaaccctagGGGTCATTATCTACTAACCAGCTTACACCACCAAAACCAAGAACCTCAAAATTCAACTTCGGCTGCTGATTCAGTATCAGAATAGATTAAAAAACCCTAGCTTGGAGATACCCAAATCAATCCATCAGAAGAACCAATCACCAACTAAACTTCACGAGagggtaagaagaagaagaaactgaatcaGAGCAGAAAAAAcccagcattttttttttaatttaattcacgCCCAATTCAGATGCTATGAAGTTGAGAGAATTCCCGAAATTTTCAGAGTAGGAGCAAATCGAGATCAGTGGAAGGACTTTGGATTGGAGCTTAGAGAGAACAGAGCAATAACAGATTCGAATTTTCgaattgaagatgaagagaagcgGGGCAATGAGAAGCGGGACCCA from the Camelina sativa cultivar DH55 chromosome 12, Cs, whole genome shotgun sequence genome contains:
- the LOC104730146 gene encoding uncharacterized protein LOC104730146, encoding MQRFQDPRIDLTELKVQIVKKIGVERSRRYFYYLGRFLSQKLTKSEFDKSCCRLLGRENLSLHNKLIRSILRNASLAKSPPPLHQTGHPNKSLVLGKEDGPEQSGYLIPNHKRNDPVWSNGVLAAKVRSGICDKDRPSPLGLNGKVESVLHQPLCREDKSGPFDYQRSSRYGDERDGAFLCPADKMRVPDKGQVAATCSRDDKAQEDQGRLNLSMCPVIAPLGIPFCSASVGGSRRTVPNSTSADVISCYDSGGLADTEMLRKRMENIAVAQGLGGVSAECSSMLNNMLDVYLKKLMKSCIDLAGARSMNGTTRKQSLGKQQSRDEIINGLHIQTSNQPSDITQEQVSVSLLDFRVAMELNPHQLGEDWPLLRERISIYSFDEREGV